A window of Paenibacillus sp. 19GGS1-52 contains these coding sequences:
- a CDS encoding dCMP deaminase family protein, whose product MTVVYRKNWDTYFMDIACMVSTRSRCPRRHVGAVLVQGKKLLGTAYNGAPMGVPDCSEAGCMVSEQYEREVVDGVETMVMKQRCIRTIHAEQNLLLFTDRSDREGSTVYVTDEPCWTCANMLANSGIVEIVYYRPYRKDMEKVRAMMASKGIVFRQLEGYEPPRETMVSVAE is encoded by the coding sequence ATGACAGTGGTCTATCGAAAGAACTGGGATACTTATTTCATGGATATTGCCTGTATGGTCTCTACCCGTTCGCGTTGTCCCCGCCGCCATGTGGGTGCTGTGCTGGTGCAGGGCAAGAAGCTGCTGGGCACAGCATATAATGGGGCACCAATGGGGGTTCCAGATTGTTCGGAAGCCGGATGTATGGTTTCGGAGCAATATGAACGGGAGGTTGTTGACGGTGTAGAGACGATGGTGATGAAGCAGCGCTGCATCCGTACGATTCATGCCGAGCAGAATCTTCTGTTATTCACGGACCGCAGTGACCGGGAAGGCAGCACCGTCTACGTTACAGACGAGCCTTGCTGGACCTGTGCCAATATGCTGGCGAACAGCGGGATTGTGGAGATTGTCTATTATCGTCCGTATCGTAAGGATATGGAGAAGGTTCGGGCAATGATGGCTTCCAAGGGCATTGTATTCCGCCAGCTAGAAGGCTACGAGCCACCGCGTGAAACGATGGTTAGCGTAGCGGAGTAA
- a CDS encoding ComEC/Rec2 family competence protein, with product MKERLLLSFTVCWVTGSAAACLFSGSQLMWVWAGLLLLLTIFAICGKLSWKYMMVLGLAILLAGFYWEWNEGRNLSSLPVALSHTTAELNKASIQAVGVIISSVERDGDRVDFTVKLSQLALASADKQQLKGQGELIAVQVKLQVEEEIAVAAQWQRGDQVLLSGVLEQPAVARNFGGFDYREYLHMKKIHWLLKLEGTASVEATPPSIWSPRMLLRWNDQARFALGAELDHLFEKRHSGYMKGLVIGLQDDLDPETFQQFSQLGLTHILAISGMHVAVYVGVLLFIWRRCRLTRETALTLTLVLVPLYVLLSGAGPSVVRAGLMSMIALLAARLGVLGDGLNILGASALVMLIWNPYLLLSVSFQLSFLVTAGLMVFVPLAEPLLRGLPRVLRSAVSVTLVAQFVSFPLTIYYFNQFSLLSFAANLVLVPFITFIVLPLGTLALLCGRVWDPGARLLAHVTELLNNATFSAVEWINSFSSGVMIWRSPSLLWIAAYYVLFYGLLYAAKLRTEARYAPQYMEDETKPLEGLSLPNGRNSGIREVKHRYSIQARTTVRWSGMVVLMCALSLGILLYRGYQSENLSGAGSISYLDVGQGDSMLITTPEGAHILVDGGGTVSFGGKEAWRIRHSPFEVGAKVLVPLLKKRGIHRLDAIILTHGDQDHAGGLQAVLEGIPVSALLFNGTIADREPYKLLMSTALAANVRLYGVYQGMSLAPDGATELSFLWPEPPELPTPASEESELPTVEDQNHESVAFRLVMNGRSFLFTGDMDQDAEESIMQNAKLNGIHSGPQIDVLKAAHHGSKTATGEGWLKFWMPTAAVISAGVNNSYGHPNSAVLDRLEANNTAIFRTDLQGEIQMRVREQAITVRYKLR from the coding sequence TTGAAGGAGAGACTACTGTTAAGTTTTACAGTGTGCTGGGTTACCGGAAGTGCAGCCGCTTGTTTGTTCTCCGGCAGCCAGCTGATGTGGGTCTGGGCCGGATTGCTGCTGTTACTCACGATCTTTGCTATATGCGGAAAGCTAAGCTGGAAATACATGATGGTGTTAGGATTAGCCATCCTATTAGCGGGGTTCTATTGGGAGTGGAATGAGGGGCGTAATCTTAGTTCACTTCCTGTAGCGCTGTCGCACACAACTGCTGAGCTGAATAAAGCCTCCATACAAGCCGTAGGAGTGATTATTTCCAGCGTCGAACGAGACGGGGACCGGGTTGATTTTACGGTGAAGCTGTCGCAGTTGGCTTTAGCTAGTGCAGATAAGCAACAATTAAAAGGACAGGGAGAGCTGATCGCGGTTCAGGTCAAACTGCAGGTCGAAGAGGAGATTGCAGTAGCCGCCCAATGGCAGAGGGGAGATCAGGTGCTGCTATCAGGAGTATTGGAGCAGCCAGCCGTAGCGCGTAATTTCGGGGGCTTTGATTATCGCGAATACTTACATATGAAGAAAATCCATTGGCTGCTGAAGCTGGAGGGGACGGCTAGTGTGGAGGCTACACCTCCATCAATCTGGAGTCCACGAATGCTTCTACGTTGGAATGATCAGGCGCGCTTTGCTCTTGGAGCAGAGCTGGACCATTTATTTGAGAAGCGCCATTCTGGCTATATGAAGGGGCTGGTAATCGGCCTGCAGGATGACCTTGATCCTGAAACGTTTCAACAGTTCTCACAGCTTGGGCTCACGCATATTTTGGCGATTTCAGGCATGCATGTGGCAGTCTATGTCGGTGTGCTGCTGTTTATATGGAGGCGTTGCCGTCTGACCCGGGAAACCGCGCTGACGCTTACTTTAGTATTGGTTCCTCTATATGTGCTGCTCTCCGGCGCGGGTCCATCTGTGGTCCGAGCAGGGCTGATGAGTATGATTGCCTTATTGGCTGCACGGTTAGGTGTGCTGGGGGACGGTTTGAATATTCTAGGAGCGTCAGCACTGGTCATGCTGATTTGGAATCCCTATTTGCTGCTTAGCGTCAGCTTTCAGCTTTCTTTTCTGGTCACAGCAGGCTTGATGGTGTTTGTACCGTTGGCAGAGCCTTTGCTGAGAGGACTGCCCCGTGTGTTGAGGAGTGCCGTGTCGGTCACTTTGGTTGCGCAGTTTGTCTCGTTTCCACTGACTATTTATTACTTCAATCAATTCTCATTGCTGTCCTTTGCCGCCAACCTCGTGCTTGTTCCCTTTATCACCTTCATTGTCTTGCCACTTGGAACATTAGCCCTGTTATGTGGGAGAGTGTGGGACCCTGGCGCGCGCCTGCTTGCTCATGTGACGGAGTTACTGAATAATGCCACCTTCAGCGCCGTGGAGTGGATAAATAGCTTCTCCAGTGGCGTAATGATCTGGCGTTCGCCTTCGTTGCTGTGGATAGCTGCCTATTATGTCTTGTTCTATGGATTGCTCTATGCTGCCAAGCTGCGGACGGAGGCCCGTTATGCCCCGCAATATATGGAGGATGAAACCAAACCGCTGGAGGGACTTTCCTTGCCCAATGGGCGCAATAGTGGGATTAGGGAAGTAAAGCATCGGTATTCTATTCAGGCTCGGACTACTGTGCGCTGGAGTGGGATGGTTGTGCTGATGTGTGCGCTATCTTTAGGAATATTACTGTACAGAGGATACCAGTCGGAGAATCTCTCGGGGGCAGGTTCGATAAGTTATCTTGATGTAGGACAAGGAGACAGTATGCTGATTACAACCCCTGAAGGAGCCCATATTCTTGTCGATGGCGGAGGAACCGTGAGTTTTGGGGGAAAAGAAGCATGGCGTATCCGCCATAGCCCCTTCGAGGTGGGTGCTAAAGTGCTGGTGCCCTTGCTCAAGAAACGGGGCATCCACCGCTTAGATGCAATTATTTTGACTCATGGAGATCAGGATCACGCCGGAGGATTGCAAGCTGTATTGGAGGGGATTCCTGTCTCGGCGCTGCTGTTTAACGGAACCATTGCCGATCGGGAGCCTTACAAGTTGCTGATGAGCACAGCGCTTGCGGCTAATGTTCGGTTATATGGCGTGTACCAAGGGATGTCTCTTGCTCCCGATGGTGCTACGGAACTGTCTTTTCTGTGGCCGGAGCCACCGGAGTTGCCAACCCCGGCCTCTGAAGAGTCTGAACTCCCAACCGTGGAGGATCAGAATCATGAATCTGTAGCCTTTCGGCTAGTGATGAACGGTCGGAGTTTTTTGTTCACTGGCGATATGGATCAGGATGCGGAAGAGAGTATTATGCAAAATGCCAAGCTAAACGGAATCCATAGCGGTCCGCAGATTGATGTGCTAAAAGCTGCTCACCATGGAAGCAAAACCGCAACGGGCGAGGGATGGCTGAAATTCTGGATGCCCACTGCAGCCGTAATCTCGGCGGGAGTCAATAATTCTTATGGTCATCCAAATTCAGCAGTATTGGATCGTTTAGAAGCCAATAATACTGCAATATTCCGAACCGATTTGCAGGGTGAGATTCAGATGCGAGTGCGGGAACAGGCGATTACTGTGCGCTATAAGCTGAGGTAA
- the comER gene encoding late competence protein ComER gives MKVGFIGTGSMGSLLIDAFLSSGALKPCDVLASNRTPKRLLQLAKRHPGLSICGNNRDTATGSDIIFLCVKPLEFKALTDEISSCLRSEQIVVSITSPVQLYHLESVLPSKIAKVIPSITHCVKSGTSLCVFGSRLHKEDRLVLLQLLSFIGVPLEISETHTRIASDFSSCGPAFLSYFVERWIEAAVEATGIEEMLISKLAGEMLLGTGRLLTEGEFTPQELQERVAVPGGITAEALNHLRRSLEGVFERLITTTHDKYDEDVAKLDLQFGHSAIIIENPLDH, from the coding sequence ATGAAAGTGGGATTTATCGGAACAGGCAGTATGGGCAGCCTGCTGATCGACGCCTTTCTTTCTTCAGGTGCACTGAAGCCGTGCGATGTCCTTGCCAGCAACCGCACTCCAAAACGGTTGCTGCAGCTTGCAAAGCGCCATCCAGGCCTCTCAATATGCGGGAATAACCGCGACACCGCGACCGGAAGTGATATCATCTTTTTATGTGTAAAGCCTTTGGAATTTAAAGCTTTGACGGATGAAATTAGCTCCTGTCTCCGCAGTGAGCAAATTGTCGTATCCATCACCAGTCCGGTTCAGCTGTATCATTTGGAATCCGTTCTGCCGTCCAAGATTGCCAAAGTCATCCCCAGCATCACACACTGCGTCAAGAGTGGGACTTCACTTTGCGTATTCGGCAGCAGACTTCATAAAGAAGACAGGCTAGTCCTGTTGCAACTCCTGTCTTTCATAGGTGTCCCCTTGGAAATAAGCGAGACACATACGCGAATTGCCTCTGATTTCTCCAGCTGCGGACCTGCGTTTCTTAGCTATTTCGTTGAGCGATGGATTGAAGCAGCTGTGGAAGCCACCGGAATTGAAGAAATGCTGATCAGCAAGCTGGCAGGTGAAATGCTGCTTGGAACAGGCAGACTGCTGACTGAAGGTGAGTTTACCCCTCAGGAGCTGCAGGAACGGGTCGCTGTTCCAGGAGGCATTACTGCAGAAGCGCTGAACCATTTGCGCCGCAGTCTGGAAGGCGTATTTGAACGCCTGATTACGACTACCCATGACAAATACGATGAAGATGTCGCCAAGCTTGATCTGCAGTTCGGGCATAGCGCCATAATCATCGAGAACCCTCTGGACCACTAG
- a CDS encoding glycoside hydrolase family 16 protein: MKDDFAVFNTEFWKKTDGYSNGDMFNCTWRKDNISFAGDGLMTLSLTSSSPGEFDGAEYRSLERYSYGKYEIRMKPAANPGVISSFFTYTGPAEGEPWDEIDIEFLGKNPRQVQLNYFMGGVGEHEKMIDLGFDALQEFHWYGFDWKKDSITWYIDGSPVHTATENIPSTPGRIMMNLWNGIGVDSWLEPYDGKVPIHAYYDQFRYTPDPSSGK; this comes from the coding sequence ATGAAGGACGATTTCGCAGTATTCAATACGGAGTTCTGGAAGAAAACGGATGGCTATTCCAACGGAGATATGTTCAACTGCACCTGGCGCAAGGACAACATCTCATTTGCCGGCGACGGACTCATGACCCTGTCGCTCACCAGTTCGTCACCCGGAGAGTTCGACGGTGCGGAGTACCGTTCGCTGGAAAGGTACAGCTATGGCAAGTATGAAATCCGAATGAAACCGGCCGCCAATCCCGGTGTTATCTCTTCTTTTTTCACTTATACTGGCCCCGCAGAAGGCGAGCCCTGGGACGAAATCGATATTGAATTTTTGGGAAAAAATCCTCGACAGGTGCAGTTGAATTACTTCATGGGCGGCGTGGGGGAGCATGAGAAAATGATCGACCTCGGCTTTGACGCCTTACAGGAATTCCACTGGTACGGATTTGACTGGAAAAAGGATTCCATTACTTGGTACATCGATGGCAGTCCGGTTCACACGGCGACCGAGAATATTCCCTCCACTCCGGGCCGGATTATGATGAATCTCTGGAACGGGATAGGCGTGGATTCCTGGTTGGAGCCGTATGATGGAAAAGTCCCCATCCATGCTTACTATGATCAGTTCCGCTATACTCCGGATCCATCGTCGGGCAAGTAA
- a CDS encoding extracellular solute-binding protein — protein sequence MWAENRLGIRIRYLWTISGTSETYANKLRLELAKGNMPDVVTTRDADIVQELIDSGQFMEVGDLFEQYASKVWKKAVAEDTSAWDTFVRDGRKYAIPIMDYEYNSDPLLWIRQDWLDKLHLAEPRNLDELERVMDAFVNRDPDGNGLNDTYGLAVGFRNGPNTWMGDSSWIFGAFGTVPEQWNRMSDGTLEYGSVQPSARKAVALMKHWVQQGYLSTDSAWLDEEGAANLFVSGKAGIIAGPYWMRGWPLSSLTDTDPQARVKAIGIPSGPSAMAMRRGTLPVNGAILISKKMKHPEIFFTYQNYLFDYYATSTGEFINGLAEDYDWAMADGKPTIIPSALPLGGIRVASYTLTFDGARIPSKVIKEIPKDIAPVLLSQKEASRKEQFTGPPTATMKSDGELLKKLEQKSFQKIIFADSGIEEFDKFVDKWKAYGGLTETSEVNVWDRSRQ from the coding sequence ATGTGGGCCGAGAATCGGCTCGGTATCCGTATCCGTTATCTTTGGACCATATCCGGCACCTCCGAGACCTATGCCAACAAGCTGAGGCTTGAACTGGCCAAAGGCAATATGCCTGATGTCGTAACGACCCGGGATGCAGACATCGTCCAGGAACTGATCGACTCCGGGCAATTCATGGAAGTCGGTGATTTATTTGAACAGTATGCTTCCAAGGTGTGGAAGAAAGCTGTGGCCGAGGATACCTCGGCATGGGATACTTTTGTGCGGGACGGACGCAAGTATGCCATTCCCATCATGGATTACGAATATAACTCCGATCCGTTGCTGTGGATCCGCCAGGATTGGCTAGACAAGCTTCATCTGGCCGAGCCGCGAAATCTAGACGAGCTGGAACGGGTCATGGATGCCTTTGTTAATCGAGACCCGGATGGCAATGGTCTTAATGACACTTACGGTCTTGCGGTTGGTTTCCGTAACGGCCCGAATACCTGGATGGGCGACAGCAGTTGGATCTTTGGCGCGTTCGGCACGGTTCCCGAGCAATGGAATCGCATGAGCGATGGAACATTGGAATATGGGTCTGTGCAGCCCAGCGCCCGCAAGGCTGTTGCACTCATGAAGCATTGGGTGCAGCAAGGATATTTGTCTACCGACAGTGCGTGGCTTGATGAAGAGGGTGCTGCCAATCTGTTCGTCTCCGGCAAGGCCGGCATCATTGCCGGTCCTTACTGGATGCGCGGCTGGCCCTTGTCATCCCTGACCGACACCGACCCGCAGGCACGCGTCAAGGCCATTGGTATACCTTCCGGACCGAGTGCTATGGCCATGAGAAGGGGCACCTTGCCTGTCAATGGCGCTATTCTGATTAGTAAGAAAATGAAGCATCCTGAAATCTTTTTTACCTATCAAAATTATCTGTTTGATTATTATGCCACCTCGACCGGCGAGTTCATCAATGGTCTTGCAGAAGACTATGATTGGGCAATGGCCGACGGCAAGCCGACAATTATCCCTTCCGCTCTGCCGCTGGGCGGCATCCGGGTCGCTTCCTATACGCTAACCTTCGATGGGGCAAGAATTCCTTCCAAAGTAATCAAGGAAATTCCAAAGGACATTGCCCCTGTGCTGCTCAGCCAGAAGGAAGCTTCCCGCAAGGAACAGTTCACGGGACCGCCAACCGCGACGATGAAGAGCGACGGCGAGCTGCTGAAGAAGCTGGAACAAAAAAGCTTTCAAAAAATAATCTTCGCGGACAGCGGCATCGAGGAATTTGATAAATTCGTCGACAAATGGAAAGCTTACGGAGGATTAACAGAAACCTCAGAAGTCAATGTCTGGGACCGCAGTCGCCAATGA
- a CDS encoding helix-hairpin-helix domain-containing protein translates to MNKGTIVCGIAAALLGSGLLWTAGSKEEVGISGWKTLNLSMEQAIGISDSKTPTDKVEQEPAPALSGAEDGDTAAAETVGTAESVTSSAKPVVADASPPRATAEPATPASPTTLATHAATQDGMVNVNTAASAELMNLPGIGEKKAQAIIDYRSSNGPFHSLSDLGKVKGIGTKMLEKLKALVLF, encoded by the coding sequence GTGAACAAAGGAACTATAGTATGTGGAATTGCCGCAGCTCTGCTGGGGAGCGGTCTGTTATGGACTGCGGGCAGTAAGGAAGAAGTGGGGATTTCCGGATGGAAGACACTCAATCTTAGTATGGAGCAGGCTATTGGTATTTCTGATTCGAAGACACCGACAGATAAAGTAGAACAGGAACCTGCGCCAGCGCTCAGCGGAGCGGAGGATGGGGATACTGCTGCAGCGGAAACGGTGGGAACAGCAGAATCAGTGACAAGTAGTGCGAAGCCCGTAGTTGCAGACGCAAGTCCTCCGCGTGCCACAGCGGAACCTGCAACCCCTGCATCTCCCACAACTTTGGCAACCCATGCAGCCACGCAGGATGGCATGGTTAATGTGAATACAGCGGCATCTGCCGAGCTGATGAATTTACCGGGCATTGGTGAGAAGAAAGCTCAAGCCATTATCGATTACCGCAGTAGTAATGGGCCTTTTCATAGCTTGTCTGATTTGGGTAAGGTAAAGGGAATAGGGACTAAAATGCTGGAAAAGCTAAAGGCACTTGTCTTATTTTGA
- the leuS gene encoding leucine--tRNA ligase, translating into MSDNKTNSVPALGYQAQSIEPKWQKFWDDNKVFKTVEDPGKPKYYALDMFPYPSGAGLHVGHPEGYTATDIVSRYKRMRGFNVLHPMGWDAFGLPAEQYAMDTGQHPREITIKNIDNFRRQIKSLGFSYDWDREISTTDPGYYKWTQWIFIQLYNRGLAYVAEVSVNWCEALGTVLANEEVIDGKSERGGHPVVRRPMRQWILRITQYAERLLDDLEELDWDESIKDMQRNWIGKSTGAEVTFAIEGYDETLEVFTTRPDTLFGASYCVLAPEHKLVDIIATESQRAAVAEYRDKASRKSDLERTDLAKDKSGVFTGAYAINPVNGAQVPIWIADYVLAGYGTGAIMAVPGHDTRDWEFAKQFGLEIIEVVQGGNIEEEAYAGDGPHVNSGFLDGLTNDEGIAKMIAWLEEQGSGKGKVTYRLRDWLFSRQRYWGEPIPILHLEDGTMKTVPIDQLPLLLPDVEAIKPSGTGESPLANVTDWVETIDPETGMKARRETNTMPQWAGSCWYYLRYIDPDNDQELCSPEKQKEWLPVDLYIGGAEHAVLHLLYARFWHKVLYDMGVVATKEPFHKLVNQGMILGNNNEKMSKSRGNVINPDEIVGAFGADTLRLYEMFMGPLEATKPWNEKGVEGIHRFLSRVWRLFVNEDGSLSSKITADGSSEEFKRTWHKTLKKVTEDFELLRFNTAISQLMIFINDAYKQDTLSHAAVENFTQMLSPLAPHIAEELWQLLGHEGSISYVAWPTYDEAYTVDAEVEIVVQVNGKIVQRVMIPQDMGQDEMQAFALALPNVNAAVEGKSVRKIIAVPAKLVNIVVG; encoded by the coding sequence ATGAGCGACAATAAGACAAACAGCGTACCCGCTTTAGGCTACCAGGCTCAGAGCATTGAGCCGAAATGGCAGAAGTTCTGGGACGATAACAAAGTGTTCAAGACTGTTGAAGATCCGGGCAAACCGAAATATTATGCATTGGATATGTTCCCGTATCCTTCAGGTGCAGGGCTGCACGTAGGCCATCCGGAAGGATATACAGCAACGGATATCGTTTCCCGCTACAAACGGATGCGTGGGTTCAATGTGCTGCATCCAATGGGCTGGGATGCTTTTGGGCTTCCTGCAGAGCAATATGCGATGGATACCGGACAGCATCCGCGTGAAATTACCATTAAGAATATCGATAATTTCCGTCGCCAGATCAAATCGTTGGGTTTCTCCTATGACTGGGATCGCGAGATCAGCACTACCGATCCAGGTTATTACAAATGGACGCAATGGATATTCATCCAGCTGTACAATCGTGGACTGGCTTATGTAGCAGAAGTTTCGGTGAACTGGTGTGAAGCGCTGGGAACAGTACTCGCAAACGAAGAGGTCATAGACGGCAAAAGCGAGCGTGGCGGTCATCCCGTCGTCCGCAGACCAATGCGCCAGTGGATCTTAAGAATTACTCAGTATGCGGAACGGTTGCTTGATGATCTGGAGGAACTGGACTGGGACGAGAGCATCAAGGATATGCAGCGCAATTGGATTGGCAAATCTACCGGTGCAGAGGTAACCTTTGCTATTGAAGGCTATGATGAAACTCTGGAGGTATTCACCACTCGTCCGGATACTTTGTTCGGAGCCAGTTATTGTGTATTGGCACCGGAGCATAAGTTGGTAGACATTATTGCAACAGAGAGCCAACGTGCAGCAGTAGCAGAATACCGCGATAAAGCTTCCCGCAAAAGTGATCTGGAGCGTACGGATCTGGCCAAGGATAAATCAGGCGTATTCACTGGTGCTTATGCGATCAATCCGGTAAATGGAGCACAGGTTCCGATCTGGATTGCGGACTATGTGCTCGCTGGTTATGGAACTGGAGCAATTATGGCAGTTCCAGGCCATGATACACGCGACTGGGAATTTGCGAAGCAGTTCGGCCTGGAAATTATCGAAGTGGTACAGGGCGGAAACATTGAAGAAGAGGCTTATGCTGGTGATGGTCCGCATGTGAATTCCGGGTTCCTGGATGGTCTAACCAATGATGAGGGTATCGCAAAAATGATTGCTTGGCTGGAAGAGCAAGGAAGCGGCAAAGGCAAGGTAACCTATCGCCTACGCGATTGGCTGTTCAGCCGTCAGCGTTACTGGGGAGAGCCAATTCCGATTCTGCATCTCGAAGACGGCACAATGAAGACAGTACCGATAGATCAATTGCCGCTATTGCTGCCTGATGTTGAAGCTATCAAACCTTCAGGTACCGGCGAATCGCCGCTTGCGAACGTAACGGACTGGGTCGAAACCATCGATCCGGAGACTGGAATGAAAGCGCGGCGTGAGACGAATACCATGCCACAATGGGCGGGCAGCTGCTGGTACTACTTACGGTACATTGATCCTGATAACGACCAAGAGCTGTGTTCTCCTGAGAAGCAAAAGGAATGGCTTCCGGTAGACCTGTATATTGGCGGAGCAGAACATGCTGTACTTCACCTGCTCTATGCCCGCTTCTGGCATAAGGTATTGTATGATATGGGCGTAGTAGCTACGAAGGAGCCTTTTCATAAGCTGGTGAACCAAGGTATGATTCTTGGGAATAACAACGAGAAAATGAGCAAATCACGCGGGAATGTCATCAACCCTGATGAGATTGTTGGAGCGTTCGGTGCGGATACGCTTCGTCTCTATGAAATGTTTATGGGACCTCTGGAAGCTACCAAGCCTTGGAATGAAAAGGGTGTAGAAGGGATTCATCGCTTTCTGTCGCGCGTATGGCGTCTGTTCGTAAATGAGGATGGTAGCCTGAGCAGCAAAATTACTGCAGACGGCAGCAGCGAGGAGTTCAAGCGGACCTGGCACAAGACGCTTAAAAAGGTAACCGAGGACTTCGAACTTCTACGCTTCAATACAGCGATTAGCCAGTTGATGATCTTCATTAACGATGCTTATAAACAGGACACCTTGTCCCATGCAGCCGTAGAGAATTTCACACAGATGCTGTCGCCGCTGGCACCGCATATTGCTGAAGAACTGTGGCAACTGCTGGGTCATGAAGGAAGCATCAGTTATGTCGCTTGGCCAACCTATGATGAGGCGTATACGGTTGATGCTGAGGTTGAAATCGTCGTGCAGGTTAATGGCAAAATCGTACAGCGCGTTATGATCCCGCAGGATATGGGTCAAGATGAAATGCAAGCCTTTGCTCTGGCACTGCCAAATGTAAATGCCGCAGTTGAAGGTAAAAGCGTACGCAAGATCATTGCTGTTCCTGCCAAGCTTGTTAATATAGTAGTGGGTTAA
- a CDS encoding AI-2E family transporter, whose amino-acid sequence MEEWSQSKWFRWMIGVLLSLIILYFVWLLRPMLQGVFVFLKAILAPFLAAMIISYVLNPVVSMLAGRKMPRSIAVLLIYAVFLTTIAVIAINLIPMFMEQLEELNEHLPEMTLHAQGLMRNMNSRLIPPGVEMGMNNWFFQLENRLAEGISHFLDNIGTTINLLFNAFIVPFLVFYILKDFDVFERTVVSLLPRSRRKSIVTLLKDIDEALGNYIRGQFLVCLIIGVLAYIGYAIIGMPYALLFACVVAVFNIIPYMGPFLGAAPAIVMASTLSLRLVLLVAVVNTLCQMLESNVISPQVVGRKLHLHPLLIIFALLVGGEVAGIVGLILAVPLFAAGKVVIQHFVAYYIRRKPV is encoded by the coding sequence ATGGAGGAGTGGTCCCAAAGTAAATGGTTCCGCTGGATGATCGGAGTGCTGCTCTCCCTGATCATTTTGTATTTTGTATGGCTGCTCCGTCCAATGCTGCAGGGGGTATTTGTATTCTTGAAGGCGATCCTTGCTCCATTTCTGGCGGCCATGATTATTTCTTATGTACTTAATCCCGTCGTCAGTATGCTTGCTGGTAGAAAAATGCCGCGTAGTATCGCAGTGCTGCTCATATATGCGGTATTTCTCACTACGATCGCAGTGATTGCCATAAATCTGATTCCAATGTTCATGGAGCAATTAGAGGAACTGAATGAGCATCTGCCAGAGATGACATTGCACGCACAAGGACTAATGCGCAATATGAATTCACGACTCATTCCTCCGGGGGTGGAGATGGGGATGAATAACTGGTTCTTTCAGTTGGAGAATCGCTTGGCAGAGGGGATATCCCATTTTCTCGATAATATAGGAACAACCATCAATTTGCTGTTTAACGCCTTTATTGTGCCGTTTCTCGTATTCTACATCCTGAAGGATTTTGATGTCTTCGAACGGACAGTGGTTTCCTTATTGCCCCGCTCGCGCCGCAAGTCCATCGTGACCTTGTTAAAAGATATCGACGAAGCGCTAGGCAATTACATTCGTGGACAGTTTCTGGTCTGTCTTATCATTGGGGTGCTTGCTTATATCGGCTATGCGATTATCGGAATGCCATATGCCCTGCTCTTCGCGTGTGTAGTGGCTGTGTTTAATATCATTCCCTATATGGGCCCTTTTCTGGGGGCTGCACCTGCGATCGTAATGGCTTCAACCCTCTCCCTGCGGCTTGTGCTGCTGGTTGCGGTTGTAAACACGCTGTGCCAGATGCTGGAGAGTAATGTCATATCGCCACAGGTAGTTGGCCGGAAGCTGCACCTGCATCCGTTGCTGATCATTTTCGCATTGCTGGTTGGTGGTGAAGTGGCTGGCATTGTTGGACTGATACTGGCGGTACCGTTATTTGCAGCAGGAAAAGTGGTTATTCAGCACTTTGTGGCCTATTATATTAGGCGGAAGCCGGTGTAA
- a CDS encoding glycoside hydrolase family 16 protein, whose amino-acid sequence MIRLKKFGVAGLILLLAGLLAGTPPVSAATVFYEPLTYFNSATWQKADGYSNGSMFNCTWRANNISFTSSGQLRLALTSPSNNKFDGAEMRSVNKYGYGKYEVSMMPAKNSGIVSSFFTYTGPSDGTPWDEIDIEFLGKDTTTVQFNYYTNGVGNHEKIVNLGFDASQGYHTYAFDWQQGYIKWYVDGALKYTATSNIPSHPGKLMMNLWNGTGVDSWLGSYNGVNPLYAYYDWVKYTSN is encoded by the coding sequence ATGATAAGGTTGAAAAAATTTGGGGTTGCAGGTCTTATTCTGCTGCTTGCTGGATTACTGGCAGGGACTCCGCCTGTTTCGGCAGCCACCGTCTTTTATGAGCCTCTGACCTATTTCAATTCCGCAACCTGGCAAAAAGCCGACGGCTATTCGAATGGTAGTATGTTTAACTGCACCTGGCGTGCAAACAATATCTCGTTTACCAGCAGCGGGCAACTTCGCCTGGCGCTGACCAGCCCCAGCAACAATAAGTTCGACGGCGCAGAAATGAGGTCTGTGAACAAGTATGGCTACGGCAAATATGAGGTCAGCATGATGCCGGCCAAAAACAGCGGAATCGTTTCCTCTTTTTTCACCTATACCGGCCCTTCCGATGGTACCCCGTGGGATGAAATTGATATCGAGTTTCTGGGTAAAGATACCACTACAGTCCAGTTCAATTATTACACGAACGGCGTTGGCAATCATGAGAAGATCGTTAATCTTGGATTTGACGCTTCCCAAGGTTATCATACGTACGCTTTCGACTGGCAGCAAGGCTACATTAAATGGTATGTGGACGGTGCATTAAAGTATACGGCAACTAGCAATATACCATCCCATCCCGGCAAACTCATGATGAACCTCTGGAACGGAACCGGTGTAGACTCCTGGCTCGGTTCATATAATGGCGTCAATCCACTGTACGCCTATTACGATTGGGTGAAATATACAAGCAACTAA